From a single Micromonospora pallida genomic region:
- a CDS encoding SRPBCC family protein — MTVTRGPAGAALATEITDILVAHCGLDPDAASDTPAATLAELGMDSLALLELQAVVADRYGVRIPTETGHLSIPAVADLVAEQTTPPEQTTSADTPGHTDNSIVIGAPRQLVWDLTNDVEHWTDLFTEYRAVQVLHRDGNTVRFRLTMHPDPDGTVWSWVSERTADPATWQVHAHRVETGPFEYMRLHWRYDTEPDGATRMTWVQDFNLRPDAPIDNRAMEDRLNTGTPEQMAIIRDKIERIARQRGLETDDDE; from the coding sequence ATGACCGTCACCCGAGGTCCGGCCGGAGCGGCCCTGGCCACCGAGATCACCGACATCCTGGTCGCGCACTGCGGACTGGACCCCGACGCGGCGTCCGACACCCCCGCCGCGACCCTGGCGGAACTCGGCATGGACTCGCTGGCCCTGCTGGAGTTGCAGGCCGTCGTCGCCGACCGGTACGGCGTGCGGATTCCCACCGAAACCGGCCACCTGAGCATTCCCGCCGTCGCCGACCTGGTCGCCGAACAGACCACCCCGCCCGAACAGACAACGTCGGCCGACACGCCGGGCCACACCGACAACAGCATCGTCATCGGCGCGCCCCGGCAACTCGTCTGGGACCTCACCAACGACGTCGAACACTGGACCGACCTGTTCACCGAATACCGGGCGGTGCAGGTACTGCACCGCGACGGCAACACCGTCCGGTTCCGGCTGACCATGCACCCCGACCCCGACGGCACCGTGTGGAGCTGGGTCAGCGAACGCACCGCCGACCCCGCCACCTGGCAGGTCCACGCCCACCGGGTCGAAACCGGACCGTTCGAGTACATGCGACTGCACTGGCGGTACGACACCGAACCCGACGGCGCCACCCGCATGACCTGGGTGCAGGACTTCAACCTGCGCCCCGACGCACCCATCGACAACCGCGCCATGGAAGACCGCCTCAACACCGGCACCCCCGAACAGATGGCCATCATCCGCGACAAGATCGAACGAATCGCCCGGCAACGGGGACTGGAGACAGACGACGATGAGTGA
- a CDS encoding AfsR/SARP family transcriptional regulator, whose translation MTSDTSTPAAAPRTRLLLLGGFRLLHDNQPVAVARGLQRIIALIGLRPGATRSHLAGLLWPDAPEERALSSLRTALWRLRQDPCCPMHTSGDTVRLDPTVAVDVDDLVRTAAQVHDGGDPRDAAAALAAGRHDLLPGWYDDWVLLERERLRQLRLHMLEQVARTHLHAARHGEALQAALEAMAAEPLRETPHRLVVQIHLAEGNAFEALHAFYVYRDLILRELDLEPSAAMCALLDDTLAPIRRRTTPPGTRRPTRPAPAPSPPPTTE comes from the coding sequence GTGACCTCTGACACCAGCACGCCGGCAGCCGCACCCCGGACCCGCCTGCTGCTGCTCGGCGGCTTCCGCCTGCTCCACGACAACCAACCCGTAGCCGTGGCCCGCGGACTACAACGCATCATCGCGCTGATCGGGCTGCGCCCCGGCGCCACCCGCAGCCACCTCGCCGGACTGCTTTGGCCCGACGCACCCGAAGAACGCGCCCTGTCCTCACTGCGCACCGCCCTGTGGCGACTACGCCAAGACCCCTGCTGCCCGATGCACACCAGCGGCGACACCGTACGACTCGACCCCACCGTCGCCGTGGACGTCGACGACCTCGTCCGCACCGCCGCCCAGGTCCACGACGGCGGCGACCCACGCGACGCCGCCGCCGCGCTCGCCGCCGGCCGCCACGACCTGCTCCCCGGCTGGTACGACGACTGGGTCCTCCTCGAACGCGAACGCCTCCGCCAACTCCGCCTCCACATGCTCGAACAGGTCGCCCGCACCCACCTGCACGCCGCACGACACGGCGAAGCCCTCCAGGCGGCCCTCGAAGCGATGGCCGCCGAACCCCTCCGCGAAACCCCCCACCGGCTGGTCGTGCAGATCCACCTCGCCGAAGGCAACGCCTTCGAGGCACTCCACGCCTTCTACGTCTACCGCGACCTGATCCTGCGGGAACTGGACCTCGAACCGTCCGCCGCGATGTGCGCCCTCCTCGACGACACCCTCGCCCCCATCCGCCGCCGCACCACCCCACCCGGCACCCGACGCCCCACCCGCCCCGCCCCCGCACCGTCACCACCACCCACAACCGAGTGA
- a CDS encoding cupin domain-containing protein, with protein sequence MSDTTHRTVAARDVPPDRRRGAELRVLLGPKTVGATSGFMGVATLLPGERIAEHYHPYSEEFLYVTRGAITVDLDDQPIPLTTGESLFVPVNTRHRLRNTSTQPAEVVFHLGPLAPRPELGHVDTETVEATP encoded by the coding sequence ATGAGTGACACCACCCACCGGACCGTCGCCGCCCGCGACGTTCCCCCCGACCGGCGGCGCGGCGCGGAACTCCGGGTGCTCCTCGGACCCAAAACCGTCGGGGCCACCTCCGGATTCATGGGAGTGGCCACCCTGCTGCCCGGCGAACGCATCGCCGAGCACTACCACCCCTACAGCGAGGAATTCCTCTACGTCACCCGCGGCGCCATCACCGTCGACCTCGACGACCAGCCGATTCCCCTGACCACCGGGGAATCCCTGTTCGTGCCGGTGAACACCCGCCACCGGCTCCGCAACACCAGCACCCAACCCGCCGAAGTGGTGTTCCACCTCGGACCACTGGCACCCCGCCCCGAACTGGGCCACGTCGACACCGAAACCGTGGAGGCCACACCATGA
- a CDS encoding S1 family peptidase produces the protein MKLTRRTLLSTAAATAMLTAAAVPPAHAAPQPLTTERAATLTATLGADRTAGSYLDATGRTIVTVTDTRAAATVRAAGGVARIVERSTRALERTQSQVDLGITGTALYVDPATNQIVVGIDNTVTGQKLERIKTAVAATSGAARITNLGDTLSMRISGGDAIYGGGYRCSLGFNVRKGSEYFFLTAGHCTNVASAWYANSAQSTKLGDRTGTSFPGNDYGIVKYTNTSIAIDGSVGGQDITSAGNATVGQSVTRRGSTTGTHSGTVTGLNATVRYAEGTVRGMIATNVCAEPGDSGGPLYAGGTALGLTSGGSGNCRTGGTTFFQPVGEVLSKYGVAVF, from the coding sequence ATGAAACTCACCCGACGCACGCTGCTGTCCACAGCCGCCGCAACCGCCATGCTCACCGCGGCCGCCGTCCCACCGGCCCACGCCGCCCCGCAACCCCTGACCACCGAACGAGCCGCCACCCTGACCGCCACCCTCGGCGCCGACCGCACCGCAGGCTCGTACCTCGACGCCACCGGCCGCACCATCGTCACCGTCACCGACACCCGCGCCGCCGCCACCGTCCGCGCCGCCGGCGGCGTGGCCCGCATCGTCGAACGCAGCACCCGCGCCCTCGAACGCACCCAGTCCCAGGTCGACCTCGGCATCACCGGCACCGCCCTCTACGTCGACCCGGCCACCAACCAGATCGTCGTCGGCATCGACAACACCGTCACCGGACAGAAGCTCGAACGGATCAAGACCGCCGTCGCCGCCACCAGCGGAGCAGCCCGCATCACCAACCTGGGCGACACCCTCAGCATGCGCATCTCCGGCGGCGACGCCATCTACGGCGGCGGCTACCGCTGCTCCCTCGGCTTCAACGTCCGCAAGGGCAGCGAGTACTTCTTCCTCACCGCCGGCCACTGCACCAACGTCGCCAGCGCCTGGTACGCCAACTCCGCCCAGAGCACCAAGCTCGGCGACCGCACCGGCACCAGCTTCCCCGGCAACGACTACGGCATCGTCAAATACACCAACACCTCCATCGCCATCGACGGCAGCGTCGGCGGACAGGACATCACCTCCGCCGGCAACGCCACCGTCGGCCAGTCCGTCACCCGCCGCGGCAGCACCACCGGCACCCACAGCGGCACCGTCACCGGCCTCAACGCCACCGTCCGCTACGCCGAAGGCACCGTCCGCGGCATGATCGCCACCAACGTCTGCGCCGAACCCGGCGACAGCGGCGGCCCCCTCTACGCCGGCGGCACCGCCCTCGGCCTCACCTCCGGCGGCAGCGGAAACTGCCGCACCGGCGGCACCACCTTCTTCCAGCCGGTCGGCGAGGTGCTGAGCAAGTACGGCGTGGCCGTCTTCTGA
- a CDS encoding beta-ketoacyl-[acyl-carrier-protein] synthase family protein → MTGRRTVVTGIGVVAPGGPTRDHFWKTITEGRTATRRITFFDPSPFRSQIAAECDFDPYAAGLTPTERRRADRYVQFALACSIEALADSGLDLTDTVRNNTGVVLGSAVGGTTALEHEYVKASDHGTHWLVDPTRTSPYLYQALIPSSLAADVACRHGLHGPAQVVSTGCTSGIDAIGYAHQLITDGDADVILAGASDSPISPVTIASFDAIQATSPDNHDPGHASRPFDNDRRGFVLAEGAAVLVLEEAEHARRRGAHVYCEVVGYASRSNGYHMTGLRPDGAEMALAIDDAMRQAHLTPHDVSYINAHGSGTRQNDRHETAAFKRALGTTAYRIPVSSIKSMVGHSLGAIGSIEMAACALAIEYGVVPPTANWATRDPECDLDYVPNTARELPVDVALSVGSGFGGFQSALLFRRLRGSVRE, encoded by the coding sequence ATGACCGGCCGCCGCACCGTGGTGACCGGCATCGGGGTGGTCGCCCCCGGCGGCCCCACCCGAGACCACTTCTGGAAAACCATCACCGAAGGACGAACCGCCACCCGACGGATCACCTTCTTCGACCCGTCACCCTTCCGCTCCCAGATCGCCGCGGAATGCGACTTCGACCCGTACGCCGCCGGACTCACCCCCACCGAACGCCGCCGCGCCGACCGGTACGTACAGTTCGCCCTCGCCTGCTCCATCGAAGCCCTCGCCGACAGCGGACTCGACCTCACCGACACCGTACGAAACAACACCGGCGTGGTACTCGGCTCCGCCGTCGGCGGCACCACCGCACTCGAACACGAATACGTGAAAGCCAGCGACCACGGCACCCACTGGCTGGTCGACCCCACCCGCACCAGCCCCTACCTGTACCAGGCGCTCATCCCCAGCAGCCTCGCCGCCGACGTGGCCTGCCGACACGGCCTGCACGGCCCCGCCCAGGTCGTCTCCACCGGCTGCACGTCCGGCATCGACGCCATCGGCTACGCCCACCAACTCATCACCGACGGCGACGCCGACGTCATCCTCGCCGGAGCATCCGACTCGCCGATCTCCCCGGTCACCATCGCATCCTTCGACGCCATCCAAGCCACTAGCCCCGACAACCACGACCCCGGCCACGCCTCCCGGCCCTTCGACAACGACCGACGAGGATTCGTCCTCGCCGAAGGCGCAGCCGTCCTCGTCCTCGAAGAAGCCGAACACGCCCGCCGCCGAGGCGCCCACGTCTACTGCGAAGTCGTCGGCTACGCCAGCCGCAGCAACGGCTACCACATGACCGGCCTACGACCAGACGGAGCCGAAATGGCCCTCGCCATCGACGACGCCATGCGGCAGGCCCACCTCACCCCCCACGACGTGTCCTACATCAACGCCCACGGCTCCGGCACCCGACAAAACGACCGACACGAAACCGCCGCCTTCAAACGCGCCCTCGGCACCACCGCCTACCGAATACCGGTCAGCTCCATCAAATCCATGGTCGGACACTCCCTCGGCGCCATCGGCTCCATCGAAATGGCCGCCTGCGCCCTGGCCATCGAATACGGGGTCGTGCCACCCACCGCCAACTGGGCCACCCGAGACCCCGAATGCGACCTCGACTACGTGCCCAACACCGCCCGGGAACTCCCCGTCGACGTGGCCCTCTCCGTCGGCAGCGGCTTCGGTGGCTTCCAGTCCGCGCTGCTGTTCCGCCGACTACGCGGATCGGTGCGCGAGTGA
- a CDS encoding tyrosine-type recombinase/integrase → MHDKVDERVQVLIEEFLTARATRKPSPHTLQAYRRDLVGVARLAAERATPPLPLDTLPVTALSPRLLRAAFAAFAAPRAAASVHRAWSTWNNFFTFLVAEGVVAGNPMPAVDRPRAPLPQPKPLRGEDTPEQLLDAVAQAVGRQHDPWPERDLAVVALALCTGLRLAELLALRVASVGGRAGERRVEVAGKGGRPRVVPVEPELDGVLGAYLESRVRRFGARSVRPDSALLVDRRGEPLRRGGLQYLVDSCYRRAGITDRVPAGARLHALRHTFATRLAEDGASAAEIMRLLGHASLASSQTYIEVTAGQQRAAVRSNRTHRVLAGLVSAR, encoded by the coding sequence ATGCATGACAAAGTGGACGAACGCGTACAGGTGCTGATCGAGGAGTTCCTGACCGCCCGCGCCACCCGCAAGCCGTCCCCGCACACCCTGCAGGCGTACCGGCGGGATCTGGTGGGTGTCGCCCGGCTGGCCGCGGAACGAGCCACGCCTCCCCTCCCCCTGGACACCCTGCCGGTCACCGCCCTCTCCCCCCGCCTGCTGCGGGCCGCCTTCGCCGCGTTCGCCGCTCCCCGCGCGGCGGCATCGGTGCACCGCGCGTGGTCCACCTGGAACAACTTCTTCACCTTCCTGGTGGCCGAGGGGGTGGTCGCGGGCAACCCGATGCCGGCGGTGGACCGGCCTCGCGCGCCGCTCCCCCAGCCCAAGCCGCTACGGGGCGAGGACACCCCGGAGCAGTTGCTCGACGCGGTGGCCCAGGCCGTGGGTCGGCAGCACGATCCGTGGCCGGAGCGGGACCTGGCGGTGGTGGCGTTGGCGCTGTGCACCGGGCTGCGGTTGGCGGAGCTGCTGGCGCTGCGGGTCGCCTCGGTCGGGGGTCGCGCGGGTGAGCGCCGGGTAGAGGTGGCCGGCAAGGGCGGCCGGCCCCGGGTGGTGCCGGTCGAGCCGGAGCTGGACGGGGTCCTCGGGGCGTACCTGGAGAGCCGGGTCCGGCGGTTCGGGGCGCGTTCGGTGCGGCCGGACTCGGCGCTGCTGGTGGACCGGCGGGGCGAGCCGTTACGGCGGGGTGGTCTGCAGTATCTGGTGGACTCCTGTTATCGGCGGGCGGGGATCACGGATCGGGTGCCGGCGGGTGCGCGGTTGCACGCGTTGCGGCACACGTTCGCGACGCGGTTGGCCGAGGACGGGGCGAGCGCGGCGGAGATCATGCGGTTGTTGGGTCATGCGTCGTTGGCGTCGTCGCAGACGTACATCGAGGTGACGGCGGGTCAGCAGCGGGCGGCGGTGCGGTCGAACCGTACGCATCGGGTGTTGGCGGGGTTGGTGTCGGCCCGGTGA
- a CDS encoding SDR family oxidoreductase: protein MTTPVTVITGGGRGIGAATARRLALAGHDIALCYRRDHDAATAVLADVHAAGRRGVAVPTDTSEPDQVAHLFDTAADALGPITGLVNNAGITSPIGPFVDLTVDDIRRVVDVNLVGYFLCAQQAARRMTTGAAIVNVSSVAATLGSPGEYIHYAASKAATDTLTVGLAKELAPRGIRVNAVAPGIIRTDIHALSGIPDRPDRAAERIPLGRPGEANEVAAAIAWLLGPEASYTTGTVLRVSGGL from the coding sequence ATGACCACACCGGTCACCGTCATCACCGGCGGCGGACGCGGCATCGGCGCCGCCACCGCCCGTCGCCTCGCCCTCGCCGGCCATGACATCGCCCTCTGCTACCGCCGCGACCACGACGCCGCCACCGCCGTCCTGGCCGACGTGCACGCGGCCGGCCGACGCGGTGTGGCCGTACCCACCGACACCAGCGAACCCGACCAGGTCGCCCACCTGTTCGACACCGCCGCCGACGCCCTCGGACCGATCACCGGCCTGGTCAACAACGCCGGCATCACCAGCCCGATCGGCCCCTTCGTCGACCTCACCGTCGACGACATCCGCCGCGTCGTCGACGTCAACCTCGTCGGCTACTTCCTCTGCGCCCAACAGGCCGCCCGCCGGATGACCACCGGAGCCGCCATCGTCAACGTCTCCTCGGTCGCCGCGACGCTCGGCAGCCCGGGGGAGTACATCCACTACGCCGCGAGCAAGGCCGCCACGGACACTCTCACCGTGGGCCTGGCCAAGGAACTCGCCCCACGTGGCATCCGCGTCAACGCCGTCGCGCCCGGCATCATCCGCACTGACATCCACGCCCTGTCCGGCATACCCGACCGACCCGACCGGGCAGCGGAGCGCATCCCGCTCGGGCGGCCAGGCGAAGCTAACGAGGTAGCCGCCGCCATCGCCTGGCTCCTTGGCCCGGAAGCCTCCTACACGACCGGCACGGTGCTGCGCGTATCCGGGGGTCTCTGA
- a CDS encoding beta-ketoacyl synthase N-terminal-like domain-containing protein has translation MTPRAVVTGIGVVAPSGIGVDAHWRTVTTGTRTTGPITLFDPDHRYPTRIAGEVPDFDAAHYIDNRRLVQTDRWTHLGFAATALALTDAGLPQRAPHPYGYAVTLASSSGGNLFGQRELQRLWGGPSRTVGAYQSIAWFYAASVGQLSIHHQLKGPCGVLVTESAGGLDSLAHAARTIRRGTPVVIAGATECPLSPYALACQLRSGLLSPVNDPEHAYQPFDVNASGYVPAEGGAVFVVEDLTHARTRGARIYGEITGWAATHDATHTTTRTGSDPTQYARAIHLALHRAGTHPNEVDVVLPDALGTPHHDRSEADALRTVFGTRPPPVTTHKPLTGRAHQGGSALDVATALLALHHDQLPASAGPRHPADGCELDFLRRPRRPETGVAVVCARGFDGFNSALVLRGTQSPGEGSGGQ, from the coding sequence GTGACCCCCCGGGCGGTCGTCACCGGCATCGGGGTCGTCGCCCCGAGCGGCATCGGCGTGGACGCGCACTGGCGGACGGTCACCACCGGAACCCGGACCACCGGGCCGATCACCCTGTTCGACCCGGACCACCGCTACCCGACCCGGATCGCCGGCGAAGTACCCGACTTCGACGCCGCCCACTACATCGACAACCGGCGACTCGTCCAGACCGACCGGTGGACCCACCTCGGATTCGCCGCCACCGCCCTCGCCCTCACCGACGCGGGACTACCCCAACGCGCCCCCCACCCGTACGGATACGCGGTCACCCTCGCCAGCTCCTCCGGCGGCAACCTGTTCGGACAGCGGGAACTCCAACGACTCTGGGGCGGCCCCTCCCGCACTGTCGGCGCCTACCAGTCGATCGCCTGGTTCTACGCGGCCAGCGTCGGACAACTGTCCATCCACCACCAACTCAAAGGACCCTGCGGAGTGCTGGTCACCGAATCCGCCGGCGGACTCGACAGCCTCGCCCACGCCGCCCGAACCATCCGCCGCGGCACCCCCGTCGTCATCGCCGGCGCCACCGAATGCCCCCTCAGCCCCTACGCGCTGGCCTGCCAACTCCGCTCCGGACTCCTCAGCCCCGTCAATGACCCCGAACACGCCTACCAGCCGTTCGACGTCAACGCCAGCGGCTACGTACCCGCCGAAGGCGGCGCCGTCTTCGTCGTCGAAGACCTCACCCACGCCCGCACCCGAGGCGCCCGCATATACGGGGAGATAACCGGCTGGGCCGCCACCCACGACGCCACCCACACCACCACCCGCACCGGCAGCGACCCCACCCAGTACGCGCGAGCCATCCACCTCGCCCTGCACCGCGCCGGAACCCACCCGAACGAAGTCGACGTGGTCCTGCCGGACGCCCTCGGCACACCCCACCACGACCGCAGCGAAGCCGACGCCCTCCGGACCGTGTTCGGCACCCGACCACCCCCCGTCACCACCCACAAACCCCTCACCGGGCGAGCCCACCAGGGCGGATCCGCCCTGGACGTGGCGACCGCGCTACTCGCCCTGCACCACGACCAGCTACCCGCCTCCGCCGGCCCACGGCACCCGGCAGACGGCTGCGAGCTGGACTTCCTGCGCCGGCCACGACGGCCGGAAACCGGGGTCGCGGTGGTGTGCGCCCGCGGCTTCGACGGCTTCAACAGCGCACTGGTGCTGCGCGGGACGCAGTCACCTGGGGAAGGGAGCGGGGGACAATGA
- a CDS encoding TcmI family type II polyketide cyclase, producing the protein MDRSLIVAKVLPTAQARVAEIFAESDATELPRLAGVRHRSLYRLHDLYVHLLETESSGEGAVETARRHPEFTRISDRLRPYVSPYLPTWQSPRDAMARCFYRWDAPHS; encoded by the coding sequence ATGGACCGCTCGTTGATCGTCGCGAAGGTACTGCCGACCGCGCAGGCGCGGGTAGCCGAGATCTTCGCCGAGTCGGACGCGACGGAGTTGCCGCGGCTGGCCGGGGTGCGGCACCGGTCGCTGTACCGGCTGCACGACCTGTATGTGCACCTGCTGGAGACCGAGTCGTCGGGGGAGGGCGCGGTGGAGACCGCCCGCCGGCATCCGGAGTTCACCCGGATCAGCGACCGGCTACGGCCGTACGTCTCACCGTACCTGCCGACGTGGCAGTCGCCGCGCGACGCCATGGCGCGGTGCTTCTACCGCTGGGACGCCCCACACAGCTGA
- a CDS encoding TcmI family type II polyketide cyclase, whose protein sequence is MSRLLIISRIVPGTEAQVADIFADSDATDLPAMTGVRHRSLYCLHDLCVHLMETDINPDAIADARTHPLYQQVNQRLAAHTTPYLPTWRSPRDAIAGCFYRWDATTAASTGTVD, encoded by the coding sequence ATGAGCCGACTACTGATCATCAGCAGGATCGTCCCCGGCACGGAAGCACAGGTCGCGGACATCTTCGCCGACTCCGACGCCACCGACCTACCCGCCATGACCGGAGTCCGGCACCGCTCCCTCTACTGCCTCCACGACCTGTGCGTCCACCTCATGGAAACCGACATCAACCCCGACGCGATCGCCGACGCCCGCACCCACCCCCTCTACCAACAGGTCAACCAACGACTCGCCGCCCACACCACCCCCTACCTGCCGACCTGGCGCTCCCCCCGGGACGCGATCGCCGGCTGCTTCTACCGCTGGGACGCCACCACCGCCGCATCCACCGGCACCGTCGACTGA
- a CDS encoding FAD-dependent oxidoreductase, with protein sequence MSPSRPHVLVIGAGTGGMCLAHGLRRAGISVAVYERHRTRTDGLLGYRVGIGPTGSRALRECLPPELFDTFIATCARSPRYFNVITQRLRHTASFELRPDTDPVNTDRSVARMTLRQVLLTGMEDVVHFDKTFTRYEQHDDGTVTAHFADGSTAVGDLLVAADGTHSAVRRQYLPHAVTRDAGSINIAVKIPLTDHTRSLLHHRILEGISLIFAAGGIMGILHVMEFKWDTRGTVKSGIGSADAELISRWPGLLYDNTRDYINIIIWSAARRFPADVMQRRGNDLVLLALELTRGWHPHLRELIARSDPGSCLPIKVATSEPIPPWKPSTVTLLGDAIHTMTPGRGVGANTALRDATLLCRQLTQATTGDKTILEAVGDYEAQMLPYGFARVADSLKNNGTDGDDPLYHPVLGPLALLGARGYFGITSRVPKLRRKFVDDLYAYRGAED encoded by the coding sequence ATGTCCCCCAGCCGACCCCACGTCCTGGTGATCGGCGCCGGCACCGGCGGAATGTGCCTGGCCCACGGCCTCCGCCGCGCCGGCATCAGCGTCGCCGTCTACGAACGCCACCGCACCCGCACCGACGGCCTACTCGGCTACCGCGTCGGCATCGGCCCCACCGGCAGCCGCGCCCTCCGCGAATGCCTGCCACCCGAACTGTTCGACACCTTCATCGCCACCTGCGCCCGCTCCCCCCGCTACTTCAACGTCATCACCCAACGACTCCGCCACACCGCCTCGTTCGAACTGCGCCCCGACACCGACCCGGTCAACACCGACCGCTCCGTCGCCCGGATGACCCTGCGGCAGGTCCTGCTCACCGGCATGGAAGACGTCGTCCACTTCGACAAGACCTTCACCCGGTACGAACAACACGACGACGGCACCGTCACCGCCCACTTCGCCGACGGCAGCACCGCCGTCGGTGACCTGCTGGTCGCCGCCGACGGCACCCACTCCGCCGTCCGCCGCCAGTACCTCCCCCACGCGGTCACCCGAGACGCCGGCAGCATCAACATCGCCGTCAAGATCCCCCTCACCGACCACACCCGCAGCCTCCTGCACCACCGCATCCTGGAAGGCATCTCCCTGATCTTCGCCGCCGGCGGAATCATGGGCATCCTCCACGTCATGGAGTTCAAATGGGACACCCGCGGCACCGTCAAGTCCGGCATCGGCAGCGCCGACGCCGAACTGATCAGCCGCTGGCCCGGCCTCCTCTACGACAACACCCGCGACTACATCAACATCATCATCTGGAGCGCCGCCCGCCGATTCCCCGCCGACGTCATGCAGCGACGCGGCAACGACCTCGTCCTGCTCGCCCTCGAACTCACCCGAGGCTGGCACCCACACCTACGCGAACTCATCGCCCGCAGCGACCCCGGCAGCTGCCTACCGATCAAGGTGGCCACCTCCGAACCGATCCCACCCTGGAAACCCAGCACCGTCACCCTGCTCGGCGACGCCATCCACACCATGACCCCCGGACGCGGCGTCGGCGCCAACACCGCGCTCCGCGACGCCACCCTCCTCTGCCGGCAACTCACCCAGGCCACCACCGGCGACAAAACCATCCTCGAAGCGGTCGGCGACTACGAGGCACAAATGCTGCCGTACGGCTTCGCCCGCGTCGCCGACTCCCTGAAGAACAACGGCACCGACGGCGACGACCCGCTCTACCACCCCGTACTCGGACCACTCGCGCTACTCGGCGCCCGCGGCTACTTCGGAATCACCAGCCGCGTACCGAAGCTGCGCCGCAAGTTCGTCGACGACCTCTACGCCTACCGCGGCGCCGAGGACTGA
- a CDS encoding antibiotic biosynthesis monooxygenase family protein — MIERRARVLFLVRVAVERTADFLQAYELVRHQVNGVPGHLMDQVCRSAVDPEQWLVTSEWATLADFEAWERSTGHLELLRPMRECFTEARSLRFLVHAQTPEPETVCSVPAEVDVAHW, encoded by the coding sequence ATGATCGAGCGTCGGGCACGGGTGCTGTTCCTGGTGCGGGTGGCGGTGGAACGCACCGCAGACTTCCTCCAGGCGTACGAGCTGGTGCGGCACCAGGTCAACGGGGTGCCAGGACACCTGATGGACCAGGTCTGCCGGTCCGCGGTCGACCCGGAACAGTGGCTGGTGACCAGCGAATGGGCCACCCTCGCCGACTTCGAGGCATGGGAACGCAGCACCGGACACCTGGAGCTGCTACGCCCGATGCGGGAGTGTTTCACCGAGGCCAGGTCCCTGCGGTTCCTGGTGCACGCCCAGACCCCAGAACCGGAAACGGTGTGCTCGGTGCCGGCAGAGGTCGACGTGGCGCACTGGTGA